A stretch of Mustela nigripes isolate SB6536 chromosome 6, MUSNIG.SB6536, whole genome shotgun sequence DNA encodes these proteins:
- the AVPR1A gene encoding vasopressin V1a receptor, with amino-acid sequence MGSMRVSGGPAAVSADNSSEWWPLSAGGANRSGEAEAPGGGRSPPGDVRDEELAKAEIAVLAVTFVVAVLGNSSVLVALHRTPRKTSRMHLFIRHLSLADLAVAFFQVLPQMCWDITYRFRGPDALCRVVKHLQVFGMFVSPYMLVVMTADRYIAVCHPLKTLQQPTRRSRLMIAAAWVLSFVLSTPQYFVFSMVEVDNVTKAIDCWATFIQPWGPRAYVTWMTGGIFVAPVVILGTCYGFICYHIWRNVRGKTALRPGKGAEGASGALHKGFLLAPCISSVKTISRAKIRTVKMTFVIVTVYIVCWAPFFILQMWSVWDDKLVWVESENPAVTITALLASLNSCCNPWIYMFFSGHLLQDCIQSFPCCQSMKQTLNKEDSDSVSRRQTSYTNNRSPTNSMVTWKDSPKFSKSVKFIPVST; translated from the exons ATGGGTAGCATGCGTGTCTCCGGAGGTCCCGCCGCGGTGTCCGCGGACAACTCCAGCGAGTGGTGGCCTCTGTCCGCGGGTGGTGCCAACCGTAGCGGAGAAGCGGAGGCGCCTGGGGGAGGCCGCAGCCCTCCGGGGGACGTGCGCGACGAGGAGCTGGCCAAGGCGGAGATCGCCGTGCTGGCTGTGACTTTCGTGGTGGCAGTGCTGGGTAACAGCAGTGTGTTGGTCGCGCTGCACCGCACGCCCCGCAAGACGTCCCGAATGCACCTCTTCATCCGTCACCTCAGTCTAGCCGACCTAGCCGTCGCTTTCTTCCAGGTGCTGCCGCAGATGTGCTGGGATATCACCTACCGCTTCCGCGGACCCGACGCCCTGTGCCGCGTGGTGAAGCATCTGCAGGTGTTCGGCATGTTCGTATCGCCCTACATGCTGGTGGTTATGACTGCCGACCGCTACATCGCTGTGTGCCACCCGCTGAAAACGCTGCAACAGCCAACGCGCCGCTCGCGCCTCATGATCGCCGCTGCCTGGGTGCTGAGCTTCGTGCTTAGCACGCCACAGTACTTCGTCTTCTCCATGGTCGAGGTGGACAACGTCACCAAGGCCATTGACTGCTGGGCCACCTTCATCCAACCCTGGGGTCCCCGCGCCTATGTGACTTGGATGACAGGTGGCATCTTCGTGGCGCCCGTGGTCATCCTCGGCACCTGCTATGGCTTCATCTGCTACCACATCTGGCGCAATGTCCGCGGAAAGACGGCTTTGCGCCCGGGAAAGGGCGCGGAGGGCGCCAGTGGCGCCCTCCATAAAGGGTTCCTACTCGCGCCCTGTATCAGCAGCGTGAAAACCATTTCCCGCGCGAAGATCCGCACCGTGAAGATGACTTTTGTGATCGTGACAGTTTACATCGTTTGCTGGGCCCCCTTCTTCATCCTCCAGATGTGGTCTGTCTGGGATGACAAACTTGTCTGGGTCG AATCGGAAAACCCAGCCGTCACCATCACGGCGTTACTAGCTTCCCTGAATAGTTGCTGCAATCCTTGGATCTACATGTTTTTCAGTGGCCACCTCTTGCAAGACTGCATCCAGAGTTTCCCATGCTGCCAAAGCATGAAGCAAACATTGAACAAAGAAGATTCTGACAGTGTGAGCAGAAGACAGACTTCTTACACAAACAACCGAAGCCCGACCAACAGTATGGTTACATGGAAGGACTCGCCCAAGTTTTCCAAGTCCGTCAAATTCATTCCTGTTTCCACCTGA